GTCTTGGCCACCACCAATAAAATATTCTTCCACATTTCCCATTTTTTGCAGCTACATAAACAACGAACCTAACCCCATGTGGCAGACAAGCACGTACACTCACACTAGAAATTAGTCAGCTAATGGAAAGGACCCCATCACCGACACTTCATTTTCGCTCTTTCATTCCCTTTTAAGGGATTATTTAGTTTTACAGTTCAAGCCCATTCCATCTTCCTCACATAAATATTGTGTCATATCCCTCCCTATTCAACCAAATCGTCATTCACTCCCTACCCCTTTCTGTTAAAGTCTCACGTTCACTCTACAGTAAAGGGAATATCTCGTTTCCTTGCAAAAAAAATGCCGCTTCATTCGGCCGTGGCATTGATTTGTGCCACTGTTTCTCTTTTTGTCATTGCCGGAGCTGAAGATCCCTACAGATTCTTCAACTGGAATGTCACTTATGGTGACATTTTCCCACTCGGCGTTCGTCAAACGGTGAGTTTTCGATAGTATACATTTTTCGTtttgatttgattatgtttgtgGATCTATCTCTATATACATGAAAAATGATCGATGCTGACGAATTGTTTTCCAGGGTATTCTCATCAATGGGCAATTCCCAGGCCCTGATATCCACTCTGTTACCAATGACAACCTCATTATCAACGTCTTTAACAGCTTAAACGAGCCTTTCCTCCTTTCCTGGTAAGATCCAATCATCCCTACCTATGTTCTCACCACCAACATTTTGCGCTCAGCTTTTTACGTGCCCTTCTTTTGAAAAAGACGAATCTAACCCATCATTATCGACTTATCCCACTGACGTACGATGCACATATTTGTAATCTATACGCTTTCTTCCGACAACCATCCGCCTTAATCGGTCACTCACACTTTAGACTTGCTATTGAACAATGTCTGGTCGGAAGGACTCAttcattttgcttcttttttctgCTTTATTAAACGTGAACGCTAGggaaaacatacatatatatatgcaattgCTGACATGGCTGATCTGCGTTTAAATCAGCATAATATCATTGCATTTCTTAACTATTTTCTGCAAAAATACATTATCCACGGAACTGGCAGTTTGCCACTCAAATCAAGCGTCCGCCGTTTATCGTGGTATATAGTGGAGCACATAATTACCTTTTTCGTTGTTAGTATCAGTTTACAAGTAAGCGGATTCTTTCCTTTGCTGTAATTAGAGGTAGAAAGCGACATGTCCTTGATTGGGAGAGACAACATTTACCCACTAATTATCATCCGTGATCCAAGTGGTCCACCTTCTAATTAGCTGTCTACCACCCCTAACAGATAGAGCAAGTGGATTAGGAATTCTTTTGGATAGATATATGGACCCAGAACCAAAGGTGGTCTTAATTGTTAGCTTTATCAATTATCACGTctatattttgttaaatattgatgcTAATTTGTTTTGTCAAAATTCTGATAAACTAGTAGATGATTCGTTTATGAACTTGCAACTCCATTGTCGTAATGTACGTAGTTGTATCAATTTGGCTTGAATTTTACAAATTGATTTTAATAACAAtcaataacttaaatttaatcAACTTAAAATTTATCATTGGAACAAAAAAatgattcaatttaaaaaaagtcacacaaataatcatgaaagacgaaactcaaaataatttaaacttaaaataaattcaaattttaaaatgaaataaaggtTAGACTATTTTGATTCAATCCAAAACTATCCCAAGCTATGTGACTTATTTACCTTTAGTAACTTACATGGAGATGATAAATATGTAGGAATGGAGTCCAAAACAGGAGGAATTCATATGAAGATGGTGTATACGGAACAACATGCCCTATCCCTCCAGGAAAGAACTTCACATACATTCTGCAGGTGAAGGATCAAATAGGAAGCTTCTATTACTTCCCCTCTCTTGGGTTCCACAAGGCTGCTGGTGGTTTTGGAGGGATTAGGATCCTTAGCCGACCACGCATCCCGGTTCCCTTCCCAGATCCTGCTGGAGATTACACTGTCCTTATTGGAGATTGGTACAAGGCCAATCACACGGTAATAATTTCTTCTTTTTACAAAGCcttggtttatttatatttacttgcTTTTAGGAGGCTTTGAAATGGAATAATGCATGCATGATATTCATAACTGGCCGGGGATATGGGCATCGGGGTCTACGAAAACTTAACGTGGTGGGACTGGGGAACACTTCGTGTCTGGGGATTTTAAATGGGTTTGGCAACGGAGTTGGATAAACGAAGCATATTATATTCGGTGTGATGGTTTCTGTGCCATTTCACAGCTGGATACGTTGACAGGCTTTTTCTCTCTCATATCATATCCTGCTGAATTTAATTTTAAgagttttaattatgattttgtatTTCTATCCCACTATCATACTATACctaaaaaatttagtttaaaatctcattataaatttagataatatcaatttttttacataatactTAAAATTGATCATAATTCTCCTAActcataaataaaagaataatacgTATTAGCACATTTGAACCTACGTCTTtctacattgacaataatatccATATCAACTCAAtcaattaatctaaaattaaaattaaacattaataaaGGGATGGAAATCATAATTTAACGGAAGGCAgcgaattttaaatattttcagagAAATTGTTGCTTTTCATATTAAGCATCAATCACTCGCGAATCTCAAATTATTGAAACGCATTAGCATATGGTACTTTCATGGGATGTGCTCAACTTAGGGCCCAAAGCAAATTAGGTATTTGCATTCCCGCTGCACTGCCCACATGTTGTTTCATCTGGGCCAGCGCATGCCAAGAAAGATTTCTAAGCTCTGTTGGTGGTGggctttaattaattaatgattctTGTATTTGCATTAGATTTTAGTTTTATTGAGGTCTGAATGTCTGATACAGTAGTAATCCGGCTTGTGGCTAATTAGAAATTGTGTTTGGTGCAGGATTTGAGAGCTCAACTGGATAGTGGTAGGAAGCTACCTTTCCCTGATGGAATCCTTATCAACGGCCGTGGACCTGGCGGTGCTTCCTTCAACGTCGAACAAGGTAATTTTCGTCGGTCTTAATTTCCTTCAATGTTGCTTCGGTCATTATTCAAGTATTCTGAACATAAATAAACAATGCTGGTCATCATGCAGGGAAAACCTACAGGCTTAGGATATCAAATGTTGGATTGCAAAGTTCTCTCAATTTCCGCATCCAAAACCACAAGTTGAAGTTGGTTGAAGTGGAGGGAACCCACACTCTCCAAACTACCTACTCCTCAATAGACCTTCACCTTGGCCAATCAATGTCCGTTTTATTTACAGCCGATCAGTCTGCTCAAGACTATTACATTGTGGTCTCCTCTCGCTTTACCAACCCGGTTCTCACCTCAACAGCAACTCTACGCTATAGCAACTCAGCCGGTCCCGTCTCCGGCCCTCCTCCTGGTGGTCCCACCATCCAAGTTGACTGGTCTTTGAACCAAGCCCGCTCTATCAGGTGCTTTTTATCTACCAATCAACATATACAGCACGTCATTGTGTGCATCTGTTCTAGTCACATTATTGACATGTTTCTGTTTCAGGACTAACCTTACAGCAAGTGGACCAAGGCCTAACCCACAGGGGTCGTATCACTATGGTCTCATTAATACGACCAGAACCATCAGGCTTGCCAATTCTGCCGGCCAAGTCAATGGCAAGCAAAGATATGCAGTTAACAGTGTTTCCTTTGTTCCAGCAGACACTCCTTTGAAACTTGCAGACTTTTTCAAAATCGATGGAGTTTATCGTATTGGAAGCATATCAGATAACCCTACTGGTGGAGGGATATACCTTGACACTTCGGTTATGAATTCGGACTATAGGTCTTTCATTGAGATTGTGTTTCAGAATGATGAGGATATTGTCCAGAGCTGGCATCTCGACGGCTACTCTTTCTTCGTTGTTGGGTAAGCAAAACATCATTTTTAAGATGTCTGCTTCGAATTTGTGCTGATTATTCGTTGATTTctcagccttttttttttttgtgaaatgtaGTATGGACGGAGGGCAATGGACGGCTGCTAGTCGGAACGGATACAACCTCCGTGATGCCGTTTCACGGTGTACCACTCAGGTAAAGCTCTAACATCTTTGATCTTTCCATCATTTATGTGAAGAGCAAAGATTGATGAATATTGGGTATGCAACGTGAATGCAGGTGTACCCCAAGTCATGGACTGCCATTTATGTGGCGCTTGACAATGTTGGAATGTGGAACTTAAGGTCCGAGTATTGGGCGAGACAGTACCTGGGACAACAGTTTTATTTGCGTGTCTTCACAACGTCAACTTCACTAAGGGATGAATACCCGATCCCCAAGAACGCACTACTCTGCGGCAGAGCAAGCGGCAGAAGAACCCGTCCCCTTTAAAGCCACCCATACAATAAATGATCCGTAGTTGGATAGTCAAAGCTGGTTACAAGGATGAATGATTGGACAGCAGAGTTTTAGCGTATAAACTTATGAACAGTGAAACAACACGATTGTTGGTTACGAGTTTAAAATTACTAGACCTCAACTCGAGGTCGCATTCTTTCTTACTATACATTTGTATTCCCAATGCATTGTTGGAGGTCATAGATATCTATTTCTTGTTATTTGTGTGAATCGATCTTTACATTAAGGGATATACGGTGATGGTTGCAATTGCAAGCTTAGTACAGCTATCTTTGTCTTTGTCACCAAATCACCCAAATTTGCTGCACTTATAATTTATTACTATCAAATTAAACCCTTTTTAAATTAACCCaaatatgaattataattaaagatttttttaatgcGAAAACACGATAGTATAAAATAGTTTTGACATGTAAAAAGATAACATGTTTAAATTAGCAGGGGAAAGCtgaacttttattttaaaaatcattgaatataatttttcttaaagtatattgatatatgtatatgtcgtcattattaattttttattacttattactatctgttttgtaaaaattacttttcataatatgtttttttaGCAATACTGTGTTAAATTCAATATATTGTTAGAAgtacatatgtttttttattgaGGAAGTGTCTATAAAGTACAGTCAACAAAATCTCAACTCTCATGAGAGTTGATTTCGAGGGTGAGatgtttgattaaaaaatttatttgtttattcatccAATCAACTTATTTAATTCGAAGAAATCAACATGTATGGGAGTTgactttttctattttcttaaattctccactcaaaaaaattgttttgagatTTCAAGAACATGTAGCAAACTATGAAATCAATATGATAAAAATTTCAACTCAAAATTAAAGACTTCTTTGGTGATATTTTGATTAATGGGAATATCGAGTTGTTCATGctcaacataatttaaaattcgcGAATGTTGATGGATATATCTTAAACTACTTGAAGAGTGTTGGTTTATATGTGACATTTACGAtgacaaaatttatttatgatACCAAAATTACTTTCTATCTTTATTGGAAAGATAGAATTCAAAAATACATACATTCTATTTTTAGTGCAAGGAAGCGACAACAAGACTAAAATATGATTTAGAACATGGTTTGGAAGTACCCCACACCCCAATatcttcatcattttctttcGCTAATCCTTAATGATCGTCTTCTAACAAACATGGAGATAGTTTGATGGGGAATGGTTGCTAATGATCATTGCGTTTGGTGTGGGGATAAAGCTTAGTTGACCATACATGAGCAATAGAGTATTTATCATAGCCAAATCAAGGAGAGAAACAATGCAATTCCTGAATATACTTCTACTTGAACGACCTTAAAGATAATTGGATTAAGCTTAATTCGAATGTGTCGATAGCAACTGGACTGAAAATTACAGCTGTTGGTGACTTGCTGTGAAATGCAAAAAGCGAATGAATGGCTGGCTTTGCTCGGAAACTAGGGGAAACTTCTATTTTCTAGGTTGAAGCTCATGGTATATTTGAAGGTCTGTAGCTAGCTTAGCAGAATGACTATAGAAAACTTGAGGTTGAGACTTGAGAATAGTAATGcccttttaattaaaattatttgcagAAGTGTTTCGCCTACGAATGACCAGCCTCTCGGAATTACAACAAATCCTGTCGATTTAAATAAGACATGTTGAAAGGGATGTGAACTTTTGTGCAAACAGATTGGCGAAGGTGAGACTAACACTTGAGGATGAGCcgaaaatcaaaaataaaaattgcggTAAATTAATCTTAGATAAGACAAGCTCATAACGGATAATAAATGAGTGTTTTTGAACATAAACTAACTGAGCATATTTTATTAGCTGATGACGATGCGATGGCCAGCCAGTGTGTGATGTAAATTATTGCTCCatttttccaaaaagaaaaaactgAGCATACTTTTATTTGAACTTGTTGATTtaataaatgaatataaaattcctttttctGGAAAATGAgcataaattttgtattttaatataatttatttcttctatttttataacattagttagtttaaaattttaatattgttaattaattatattaaaatgttgacgtaattttaaataaaaatatttatatgtcaagTTGTTAATCAAATGCTTAaaagtgtttttaagaaaattataatCTAGTAAAAAGTTTATATGTTAACCCAAATGCTTAAGGATGTTTTAGAAAACATTCCATATCAGATATTTAATGggaatataatcaaaattaacaagttgggttaattaataattttataaaattaggaGGATTAAATTATGTCTAATTAAAGTACATGAGTTAAATTCCCAATTGTATGATAATAGAGGGACCAATATTAGAATTTCACCAAAAAAGTCCAAAACCCTTGCGAGCTTATAGCGCACAGCAAAGCCCCAAGGCCAGAAAACACTAGCCCTGCTTCTGTTTTGTGTTCTCAGCGGGATCCGAATCTCCGATTTTCCCAAGCATCGCGCATACGATCAGGTGATACCCTAGTCAGTTCAACCATTTCTAGGGTTTCTGGTTACTACTACGACTACaactgttttgtttttttttttctttcaccttCAATTTTTGCAGCCATGTTACGATTCTTTCTTTTAAAAGTTCTTTCGGTCAGTTTCTAAGTGAAATGAGGGAAATGAAGTGAAAATGTCTAAGACAACCTTTACCGGTTCATTTTATACAAAATTAGGGTTCATTATGTGGCATTTTAGATTAGTTCTTGCAGATGTATTTCATGTTTGTTGTTGATTAAAGTTACTTCCTTTTAATTGCTTCAGGTCTTTTTTCTCTGCACTAAGACTCAGAGCTACTCTCGTCCTAGTTATTTTCCATGGCGGTGCGTTATTTGCCCAATAGTACTTGTGTTCAGTTAGATTTGTTTTTCGCACTTCTTTTTCCCAGTCTTTGAAGTTTTATTTTGCGTATGCTTTGCTTGGTAAATGTGATAGATTGAGAAAATTCTTAAAGATGATGCTAGTGAAGAGAAGGGGGAGCGTGCCAGAATGGTAAGTCATTATAactagaataaaaatataaaatgctgATATTCTGTtttaaagaagggaaaaaaaccctaattgttTGGAATTCTGTGGTTATACTTTTATTGCATTGTTGTTATTCTGGGTATGTTATTTTCGGTAATGTAAgatatatttgttcttttttatctTCAGGCATCATTTGTTGGGGCAATTGCAATTACTGACTTGGTTAAGACAACCCTTGGGCCAAAGGGAATGGTAAATTTTCCACATTGTCTATACAAATTAAAAGAATACTTAACATTTGTTTTTCTCCTCTACTTTAAATCGTGACTTTATTGTTGGTGAAATTATGTGGCAGGATAAAATTTTACAGTCAACTGGCAGGGGAAATGAAGTCACTGTTACAAATGATGGAGCTACCATCTTAAAGTCCCTGCACATTGACAACCCAGCGGCAAAAGTTTTGATTGGTACCtataaattgtttttttctttactaCCCTATGATTAACATAGTTGCTTTTTTGTCGACGTATTAACAATCTTGCACAAGTTTGAATTTTTTGTTGCACAAGATAGCTGTTATATTTTTAGATAATGACCATTGATACAATATCCAGACATCTCCAAAGTTCAAGATGATGAAGTTGGAGACGGGACAACCTCTGTTGTGGTTTTGGCTGGGGAGCTTTTAAGGGAGGCAGAAAAGCTAGTGGCAGCCAAGATTCACCCTATGACAATAATATCAGGTTCTTTTTGGCCTCATTTAGTACATTGCTTcctattgtttttcttttatgaCGCCTCTTGAGACACAACGATTATTATTCTTTTATGATGCCACTCGCTCTTGCGTGTTTTTCTTTCCACTAAATGTTGCATGTATTTTTGTGGCTTGTTTGTTGTATTATTTCAAAGGTATGAAGCTGCTGCCGCGGGGGGGGGGGGGGATCTGATCAGAATAAAAAAAGGAActgttaaatttttatatctctGTCCTTGCTTCTGATAGTGCTCAACCTTTCATTATCACATTTTGTATCTTATTTGTAGAAAAATAGCAGTGCAATTGCATTTGTATCTAGACTATGtttggttttattttctttcattttgtcgGTGTGCCAATCACAAACTGAGTTCTGGTTCAGAGTTTATAACAATATATGCTTCTTTTGTAGGTTATAGAATGGCAGCCGAATGTGCTCGTAATGCTTTGTTGCAGAGGGTTGTGGATAACAAAGAGAATGCAGGTTAAGATTGTTGGATATGATGAATGatcacatttattttatttgtttattgtatgAGACCTCTATGCTTTGTATCATGTCAAATGTTTTAGGTTTGTTTGTTCCTCGTTGAACTTAGTTCTTTAATGTGTTTGACTTGAAATCATTAAGGGAGTTGTCCTTGTCACTGGAATGTCTTTTTTCTCATGCATGCGGTATTTCTGAATATTGCAGAGAAATTCAAGTCAGACTTGATGAAAATTGCAATGACCACTTTGAGCTCCAAAATTCTCTCTCAGGATAAGGAGCATTTTGCACAACTAGCTGTGGATGCTGTTATGAGGTTAAAGGTGACAATTTTTCTGCATTTAACATTTTACCACTTCAGTTGAATTTTTTGCACAACTAGAGGCGGGTTTGTGCAAGGGATTCCCCTTTCCCATGTTTATTACTTTAATCGAATTTCTTCTcccatatttattttttctgagtttttatggcaTGTTATTTGTAACTCCAGGGGAGCACAAATTTAGAGGCCATCCAAATTATCAAGAAGCCTGGAGGATCTTTGAAGGATTCCTTTTTAGATGAAGGGTGAGTTCTTTTGTATTTCCTATCCCCTTCAATATTTATTATGATAGTTTTTGGTGGGATGTGCTGGGTCCCTAGTATGTCTTTATTCTGCTAAAGTTTTGATCCGATTTTATGACACTTGTCATTGTATAGAATATGTTGTGACTAAGGACACCAACAGCTTCATTTTGTTGCAGGCTTTGCTACATTGTTTCTTATTCTGTCTTTGAATAGTTTAAAGCTTTACTTAGGAATCTCTATTTTGTTGATTTAATCATGAATTCTATGCTTTCAGATTCATTCTTGACAAGAAAATAGGTCTCGGACAACCAAAACGAATAGAGAACGCAAAGATTTTGGTGGCAAATACTGCAATGGATACAGATAAAGTGAAGATATATGGTGCACGTGTTCGCGTTGACTCAATGTCTAAGGTTGCTGAGATTGAAGGGGCTGAAAAGGAAAAGATGAGAGAGAAAGTGAAAAAGATCTTAGGACATGGGATTAACTGCTTCGTTAACAGGCAGTTGATTTACAATTTCCCCGAAGAACTCTTTGCAGATGCAGGCATACTTGCTATTGAGCATGCTGATTTTGATGGGATAGAACGTCTGGCTTTGGTAACAGGTGGTGAAATTGCTTCAACCTTTGACAACCCAGAGTCTGTTAAGCTTGGACATTGCAAGCTtattgaagaaattatgattGGTGAGGACAAGTTGATCCACTTTTCTGGTGTTGAAATGGGTCAGGCTTGTACTATTGTGTTGAGAGGGGCAAGGTATAGTATTGCAGTATCTCCTCTAGTTCTCTTTTAATATATTTGCATTTTCCATAACATGCAACTATTTGTGGCAGCCATCATGTGCTGGATGAAGCTGAAAGGTCTCTGCATGATGCCTTGTGTGTGCTGTCTCAGACAGTCAATGATACTAGGGTATTGCTTGGGGGTGGATGGCCTGAGATGGTAATGGCAAAGGAAGTGGATGAATTGGCACGGAAGACTCCGGGGAAGAAGTCTCATGCT
The genomic region above belongs to Gossypium hirsutum isolate 1008001.06 chromosome D05, Gossypium_hirsutum_v2.1, whole genome shotgun sequence and contains:
- the LOC107905640 gene encoding L-ascorbate oxidase homolog, with the translated sequence MPLHSAVALICATVSLFVIAGAEDPYRFFNWNVTYGDIFPLGVRQTGILINGQFPGPDIHSVTNDNLIINVFNSLNEPFLLSWNGVQNRRNSYEDGVYGTTCPIPPGKNFTYILQVKDQIGSFYYFPSLGFHKAAGGFGGIRILSRPRIPVPFPDPAGDYTVLIGDWYKANHTDLRAQLDSGRKLPFPDGILINGRGPGGASFNVEQGKTYRLRISNVGLQSSLNFRIQNHKLKLVEVEGTHTLQTTYSSIDLHLGQSMSVLFTADQSAQDYYIVVSSRFTNPVLTSTATLRYSNSAGPVSGPPPGGPTIQVDWSLNQARSIRTNLTASGPRPNPQGSYHYGLINTTRTIRLANSAGQVNGKQRYAVNSVSFVPADTPLKLADFFKIDGVYRIGSISDNPTGGGIYLDTSVMNSDYRSFIEIVFQNDEDIVQSWHLDGYSFFVVGMDGGQWTAASRNGYNLRDAVSRCTTQVYPKSWTAIYVALDNVGMWNLRSEYWARQYLGQQFYLRVFTTSTSLRDEYPIPKNALLCGRASGRRTRPL
- the LOC107905639 gene encoding T-complex protein 1 subunit beta yields the protein MAIEKILKDDASEEKGERARMASFVGAIAITDLVKTTLGPKGMDKILQSTGRGNEVTVTNDGATILKSLHIDNPAAKVLIDISKVQDDEVGDGTTSVVVLAGELLREAEKLVAAKIHPMTIISGYRMAAECARNALLQRVVDNKENAEKFKSDLMKIAMTTLSSKILSQDKEHFAQLAVDAVMRLKGSTNLEAIQIIKKPGGSLKDSFLDEGFILDKKIGLGQPKRIENAKILVANTAMDTDKVKIYGARVRVDSMSKVAEIEGAEKEKMREKVKKILGHGINCFVNRQLIYNFPEELFADAGILAIEHADFDGIERLALVTGGEIASTFDNPESVKLGHCKLIEEIMIGEDKLIHFSGVEMGQACTIVLRGASHHVLDEAERSLHDALCVLSQTVNDTRVLLGGGWPEMVMAKEVDELARKTPGKKSHAIEAFSRALVAIPTIIADNAGLDSADLVAKLRAEHHKEGCNAGIDVISGSVGDMAELGISEAFKVKQAVLLSATEAAEMILRVDEIITCAPRKREDRM